Proteins encoded in a region of the Dreissena polymorpha isolate Duluth1 chromosome 6, UMN_Dpol_1.0, whole genome shotgun sequence genome:
- the LOC127835689 gene encoding uncharacterized protein LOC127835689 — protein sequence MPVVDESKDGINWKHEGVLLLISLYEAHKEKFASSAFSKKAVWNMIATKMKDQGYSVTGHQCSEKFKSLKNRYKDNRKKMAKSGRGRVTWRYYDIMEELLAGDPAVEPLKVVASANCAKDPAAKPPLPPNAKRPQISSPSANAVAIRALSKSTGIAGVASPTVTVRSTSSTVSVRSPSPSSSNAGSPAPDETVPDTVSHTPVVKRRRKSGDVPEWFRTFANDTARRMDALEASSERMIKIAEERNDILRTLVDVLTKN from the exons ATGCCTGTGGTGGATGAGTCAAAGGATG GAATCAACTGGAAGCACGAAGGAGTCCTGTTATTGATTTCCCTTTACGAGGCACATAAAGAGAAATTCGCCTCTTCTGCATTTAGTAAGAAGGCAGTGTGGAATATGATTGCCACGAAAATGAAGGACCAAGGCTACAGTGTCACGGGGCATCAGTGTAGCGAGAAATTTAAGAGCCTGAAAAATAG GTACAAGGATAACAGAAAGAAGATGGCCAAGAGTGGTCGTGGACGAGTAACATGGCGTTACTATGACATAATGGAGGAGCTTCTTGCTGGAGATCCAGCGGTGGAACCACTGAAAGTGGTAGCATCTGCAAACTGTGCCAAAG ACCCTGCAGCGAAGCCACCTCTGCCACCAAATGCGAAGCGGCCGCAAATATCAAGTCCTTCTGCTAATGCAGTTGCCATACGGgct ttatcaaaatcaacaggaatag ctggggtcgcAAGCCCAACTGTGACTGTTAGGTCAACAAGCTCAACTGTATCTGTTAGGTCGCCAAGCCCATCCTCTTCAAATGCAGGTTCACCAGCCCCTGACGAGACAGTTCCTGACACGGTCAGTCACACCCCTGTCGTTAAGCGCCGGCGGAAGAGTGGGGATGTCCCTGAATGGTTCAGGACTTTTGCCAATGATACTGCAAGACGCATGGATGCACTAGAGGCTTCAAGTGAGCGGATGATAAAAATTGCGGAGGAGCGCAATGACATTTTGCGAACCCTAGTGGACGTCCTAACAAAAAATTAA